Proteins from one Podospora pseudocomata strain CBS 415.72m chromosome 4, whole genome shotgun sequence genomic window:
- a CDS encoding hypothetical protein (COG:S; EggNog:ENOG503P28U): protein MKFPLSSLLASCLSFEAEVFIPFPAAAMSDIRRLKSRTRADYRYILEYRTRWSDNDMYDHMNNSIYNFLYDSVINTYLMENCGLHPPSSPQYGMVVHSHNDYFASISFPACAELALRVNRIGNSSVAYEIALFEKGHDAVRSVGEFVQVFVDRETGRPNAKGMNPELRRGLENLLVNREASKL, encoded by the exons ATGAAATTTCCTCTTTCCTCACTTCTTGCCTCGTGCTTGTCTTTCGAAGCGGAGGTGTTTATCCCCTTTCCTGCCGCTGCAATGTCAGACATCAGGCGTCTCAAAAGCAGAACGAGGGCTGACTATCGGTACATTCTGGAATACCGCACACGATG GAGCGATAACGATATGTACGACCACATGAACAACTCCATTTACAACTTCCTTTACGACTCCGTTATCAATACTTACCTGATGGAAAACTGTGGCCTCCATCCACCCTCGTCTCCGCAATATGGCATGGTTGTACATTCACACAACGACTACTTTGCTTCTATTTCGTTTCCTGCCTGCGCTGAGTTGGCCCTGCGAGTAAACCGCATAGGAAATTCCAGTGTGGCATATGAAATAGCTCTGTTTGAAAAGGGGCACGATGCGGTTCGATCTGTGGGCGAGTTTGTTCAAGTCTTTGTCGACCGCGAGACAGGGAGGCCAAATGCAAAGGGGATGAACCCAGAGCTACGCCGGGGATTGGAGAATTTACTAGTGAATCGAGAAGCAAGTAAACTTTGA